A genomic stretch from Podospora pseudoanserina strain CBS 124.78 chromosome 3, whole genome shotgun sequence includes:
- a CDS encoding hypothetical protein (EggNog:ENOG503P41H), whose product MWIEGPAVSSSGSVLSQAAIEAVNTIANAGTPCISVFCKSRYNFATRGLGHTDAAVISLYYSVIRQLARIVPPEFEGSPGLQKHCFERLDGSLESLGTALAIIKALLKHAPPSIAWVIDGLQFAGGSQDGYAHIQDFIQVLRDQEQERTSRVCFTTDGRSQVLDRGITVRERVDASRLVQARGGRAFPGAVYI is encoded by the coding sequence ATGTGGATCGAAGGACCGGCAGTTTCCTCATCCGGTTCCGTCCTCTCTCAAGCTGCTATTGAAGCTGTTaacaccatcgccaacgccGGTACTCCATGCATATCAGTGTTCTGCAAGTCTCGATACAACTTCGCAACACGGGGTCTTGGACACACAGATGCAGCAGTCATCTCACTATACTACTCCGTTATCCGCCAACTTGCTCGAATCGTGCCACCTGAATTTGAAGGAAGCCCTGGACTGCAAAAACACTGTTTCGAGCGTCTGGATGGGTCGCTTGAAAGCTTGGGGACTGCCCTCGCGATAATCAAGGCTCTTCTCAAGCATGCACCGCCGTCCATTGCCTGGGTTATTGATGGGCTACAGTTTGCTGGGGGGAGTCAGGATGGTTATGCACATATTCAGGACTTCATCCAAGTCTTGCGAGATCAAGAGCAGGAACGAACATCGAGGGTATGCTTCACAACTGATGGGCGAAGCCAAGTGCTGGACCGTGGCATAACGGtgcgggagagggtggatgcATCCAGGCTGGTTCAAGctagaggaggaagagcatTCCCGGGTGCAGTTTACATATGA
- a CDS encoding hypothetical protein (EggNog:ENOG503P41H), whose amino-acid sequence MNSSFTTTPETTTIIRSYSLKVGKENPSNVLSQALGSATKHDEEGDLRARVTAEEWHRWLYGPSPTSDASIFSPLEREREELIRVWQEFQRIFVNPGADNISALDSHRIPTIATLQAAVEDAHTNWEVKHQSGFGRAKTRFREFIETMNDHSYLFKFVPAQDKYLSLLTGVVATVVKASLNYQKIAEGFSLALVEMSANLRYVEKKTHIANTAEMQRLVVELYVKIFKFLCHAMSFFHKRRKRFFASFDKTFYDRSVQAMVDDIQKTIKRIKDEAQHTSELRIEEINSKVDWLVRLQELGTHSHGNSQQEIDDKNATAAIGFKRLGETAVRHLGLVEEQVRLCKCLFIFSVGKSAP is encoded by the exons ATGAATAGTTCCTTTACGACGACTCCGGAAACTACGACAATCATTCGAAGTTACAGCTTAAAGGTTGGAAAGGAGAACCCTAGCAATGTTCTGTCTCAGGCTCTCGGTAGCGCGACCAAGCATGACGAAGAAGGTGACCTGAGGGCGCGCGTAACAGCTGAGGAGTGGCACCGATGGCTCTATGgaccttctccaacttcgGACGCTTCGATCTTCAGCCCGCTGGAGCGAGAGCGAGAGGAGCTCATACGGGTCTGGCAAGAGTTTCAGCGAATATTTGTCAATCCAGGCGCAGACAACATTTCGGCACTTGACTCCCACAGAATTCCAACCATCGCAACACTGCAGGCCGCTGTCGAGGATGCCCACACGAACTGGGAGGTGAAGCACCAGTCGGGATTTGGCAGAGCTAAAACTCGATTTCGGGAGTTTATTGAGACGATGAATGACCACTCTTACCTGTTCAAGTTTGTTCCCGCACAAGACAAGTACCTCAGTCTCCTGACGGGGGTGGTAGCCACCGTCGTCAAG GCGTCACTGAATTATCAAAAGATTGCCGAGGGCTTCTCGCTTGCACTGGTGGAAATGAGCGCAAACCTGAGATACGTCGAGAAGAAAACCCATATTGCAAATACCGCAGAAATGCAGCGGCTCGTGGTCGAACTTTACGTCAAGATCTTCAAGTTTCTCTGCCACGCAATGTCCTTCTTCCACAAGCGTCGCAAGAGGTTTTTTGCGTCTTTTGATAAGACCTTCTACGATAGAAGCGTCCAGGCCATGGTGGATGACATCCAGAAGACTATCAAACGCATCAAAGACGAAGCACAGCACACGTCAGAACTTCGGATCGAAGAGATAAACTCGAAGGTTGACTGGCTGGTCAGGTTGCAAGAGTTGGGTACTCATAGCCACGGAAATAGCCAGCAAGAAATTGATGACAAGAATGCAACGGCGGCAATTGGCTTTAAAAGGCTAGGTGAAACTGCAGTTCGCCACTTGGGGCTCGTTGAGGAGCAGGTGAGGCTATGTAAGTGTCTTTTTATCTTTTCTGTTGGAAAAAGTGCACCATGA
- a CDS encoding hypothetical protein (COG:O; EggNog:ENOG503NVI6), whose protein sequence is MEWEDSAAIYCPKNGRSHVGLLEFGYWECPLCNQDLSEKPLKQAAGLEDEDEDDGTSGGRNPKISHSLEYLDSGENRIAAQAWSGSFDLQTARKGILEKKPSVFNIVTLLKTSHLPQKHRYEYEVREILRTGILNNPNISVNVLSTRVSINSQALINALGAVVSYYPGISFGGKVLELKEPYAVVAHHLSALEDYQKTSRPKPCDKETFDHLGLLLGFLRTSVYKDKIRLEQERYSRNACTFQMLWLLFKPGDTVYVESRGKLSAFVVQEVATDNGILSDFKHTFKSYEILLWSLRYDGRFVGRSSTEMIIPHFDGERPITTLKVFPCRFVDDEDGGKMKSMLEESGKRWYDLLRGQQVHYKGEFVEKRKDNDVSKTPDDEDDDKPWYVAMVNYLKGTSRRDNLDAPRDYGQVCFSELHFSQVCDPDAMTV, encoded by the exons atggagtgGGAGGACTCAGCGGCTATTTATTGTCCAAAGAATGGTCGATCTCatgtggggttgttggaatTTGGGTACTGGGAGTGTCCCCTTTGCAACCAGGATTTGTCAGAGAAGCCGTTGAAACAGGCAGCGGGTTtggaggacgaagatgaagacgatggcACTAGCGGCGGTCGCAACCCCAAAATATCCCACTCCCTTGAATACCTCGACTCGGGTGAAAATCGCATTGCTGCGCAGGCATGGAGCGGCTCTTTCGACCTTCAAACCGCACGTAAAGGAATATTGGAGAAGAAACCATCAGTGTTCAACATTGTCACTCTTCTGAAGACATCACACCTACCGCAAAAGCATCGCTACGAGTACGAAGTCAGGGAGATTTTGCGAACTGGCATTCTCAACAATCCGAACATTTCAGTCAATGTTCTCTCCACCCGCGTCAGCATCAACTCTCAAGCATTGATTAATGCCCTCGGTGCCGTCGTTAGCTATTACCCAGGTATATCCTTCGGCGGAAAGGTGCTGGAGTTGAAGGAGCCGTATGCTGTGGTTGCTCATCACCTCAGTGCGCTGGAAGACTACCAAAAGACCT CTCGACCCAAGCCTTGCGACAAAGAAACATTCGATCATCTAGGACTCCTACTTGGATTTCTCCGAACCTCTGTCTACAAAGACAAAATCCGGCTCGAACAGGAACGGTACTCCAGAAACGCGTGCACCTTCCAGATGCTCTGGCTCTTGTTCAAGCCTGGTGACACAGTTTACGTTGAGTCTCGGGGAAAGCTATCTGCATTTGTTGTGCAAGAGGTAGCCACTGACAACGGCATCCTTTCAGACTTCAAGCACACATTCAAGTCCTATGAAATCCTGTTGTGGTCTCTGAGATATGACGGCCGTTTCGTGGGGCGGAGTTCAACTGAGATGATAATTCCTCACTTCGACGGGGAACGCCCTATCACTACACTCAAGGTGTTCCCATGTAGATTcgtcgacgacgaagacggtGGGAAGATGAAATCAATGCTGGAGGAGAGTGGGAAGAGATGGTATGATCTGTTACGAGGCCAACAAGTTCACTACAAAGGGGAATTTGTTGAGAAAAGGAAGGACAACGATGTCAGCAAAACCCCGGatgacgaagatgacgatAAGCCCTGGTATGTCGCCATGGTGAACTATCTCAAAGGAACGTCCAGGCGAGACAATCTTGATGCACCGCGAGACTATGGACAGGTATGTTTTTCAGAGCTTCATTTCTCACAGGTATGCGATCCTGACGCGATGACAGTTTGA